One Bacteroidota bacterium DNA window includes the following coding sequences:
- a CDS encoding adenylate/guanylate cyclase domain-containing protein, with protein sequence GLPTPNSNHAEEIVKAGIEIQSWMKEQNNKWSLRMGIHSGPVTAGVVGDKKFAYDIWGDTVNTASRMESSGEAGRINISGATYQILQGFQNLEGLEFKFRGKIPAKNKGEIEMYFVESK encoded by the coding sequence GGACTTCCGACTCCGAATTCAAACCATGCAGAAGAAATTGTAAAAGCCGGAATCGAAATCCAATCGTGGATGAAAGAGCAGAATAATAAATGGAGCTTGAGAATGGGAATTCATTCAGGGCCTGTCACGGCTGGAGTGGTGGGCGATAAAAAATTCGCTTACGATATTTGGGGGGATACGGTGAATACGGCAAGCAGAATGGAATCATCGGGTGAGGCAGGAAGAATAAATATTTCGGGCGCAACGTACCAAATCCTTCAAGGTTTTCAAAACCTTGAAGGATTAGAATTCAAGTTCCGCGGAAAAATTCCCGCCAAGAATAAAGGCGAAATAGAAATGTATTTTGTGGAAAGCAAATAA
- a CDS encoding tetratricopeptide repeat protein codes for MKKAVHSLLFLLITITLFSQQKKIDSLENVLKTAKEDTNKVNTLNALSMQLWRTGDFNKSKQYATNALSLCEKLNFKKGLATAYNNIGISYRNLSDYTEALKNHLQALTIMKELGDKKGLATTYNGIGLIYKNQGNYPEALNNFLQSLKIDEVFGDKQGMASSYNNIGIVYWKQGNSTEALKNHLEALTLREEINDKKGLAASYNNIGSIYEYQGDSLGTRHDSLDMKNKYSEALKNHLKALKIKIEIGDKRGIGNSYNNIGTIYNKQGNRKEALKNHLGALKIREEIGDKEGVATSYINLGTIFTEDKKYKEAKNYFINALQLSIEIKNKDDIQDSYKELSQLSALSGDFKNAYQYHKLYSDVKDSLLNEESSKQIVEMQTKYETEKKEQQITLLNKDKELQDAQLNRQKIIIWSVAAGLLVVLTLSIFIFRERRKSEKLLLNILPVETARELKANGKATAKHYESVTVMFTDFKGFTTIAEKLSAEELVSELDFLFKKFDEIISKYNIEKIKTIGDAYMCASGLPTPNSNHAENIVRAALEIQKFMEESAISNRQSANEKQKLRTADWNLRIGIHSGPVTAGVVGDKKFAYDIWGDTVNTASRMESSGEAGRINISGATYQILQGFENLEGLEFKFRGKIPAKNKGEIDMYFVKQSAMEKII; via the coding sequence ATGAAAAAAGCAGTACATAGTTTACTTTTTCTCCTTATTACTATCACTTTATTTTCTCAGCAAAAAAAAATTGATTCATTGGAGAATGTTTTGAAAACTGCAAAGGAAGATACAAACAAAGTGAATACTTTGAACGCTTTGAGTATGCAATTATGGCGAACAGGAGATTTTAATAAATCAAAACAATACGCCACAAATGCATTATCTCTCTGTGAAAAATTGAATTTTAAAAAGGGGCTCGCTACAGCTTACAATAACATCGGAATCAGTTATCGGAATCTAAGCGATTATACGGAGGCATTGAAGAATCACTTGCAAGCCCTAACTATAATGAAAGAACTTGGCGATAAAAAAGGACTTGCCACAACTTACAACGGCATAGGACTTATTTATAAAAACCAAGGCAATTATCCTGAAGCGTTAAATAATTTTTTGCAATCATTAAAAATAGATGAGGTGTTTGGTGACAAGCAAGGCATGGCTTCTTCTTACAATAATATCGGAATTGTTTATTGGAAACAGGGAAACTCGACCGAAGCATTAAAAAACCATTTGGAAGCATTAACGTTAAGAGAGGAAATCAACGACAAAAAAGGTCTCGCGGCTTCCTACAATAATATCGGTTCTATTTATGAATATCAGGGCGATTCGCTTGGCACCCGCCACGATTCTTTAGATATGAAAAATAAATATTCGGAGGCGCTGAAAAATCATTTGAAAGCACTAAAAATAAAAATAGAAATTGGCGACAAAAGAGGAATCGGCAATTCTTACAATAATATCGGAACCATTTACAACAAACAGGGTAACCGCAAAGAGGCATTGAAAAATCATCTTGGCGCATTAAAAATAAGAGAAGAAATTGGTGATAAAGAAGGCGTAGCAACTTCTTATATCAACCTTGGAACTATTTTTACTGAAGACAAAAAATATAAGGAAGCAAAGAACTATTTTATAAACGCATTGCAATTGTCCATAGAAATTAAAAACAAAGATGACATTCAAGATAGTTACAAAGAATTATCACAATTGTCGGCACTATCGGGTGATTTTAAAAATGCCTATCAGTATCACAAACTTTATAGCGATGTAAAAGATTCACTCCTCAACGAAGAAAGTTCAAAGCAGATAGTCGAAATGCAAACCAAGTACGAAACTGAAAAAAAGGAACAACAGATAACGTTGCTGAATAAGGATAAAGAATTGCAGGATGCTCAACTGAACAGACAGAAAATAATTATCTGGTCAGTAGCGGCAGGATTACTTGTTGTGCTGACACTTTCCATTTTCATTTTCCGTGAGAGAAGGAAATCAGAAAAACTTTTATTGAACATTCTCCCTGTAGAAACCGCGCGTGAATTAAAAGCAAATGGTAAAGCAACAGCAAAGCATTACGAAAGCGTAACCGTCATGTTTACCGACTTCAAAGGATTCACCACCATCGCAGAAAAACTTTCTGCGGAGGAATTAGTTTCAGAATTAGATTTTCTTTTCAAGAAGTTTGACGAAATAATTTCTAAGTATAACATTGAAAAAATAAAAACCATCGGAGATGCCTATATGTGCGCCTCAGGATTGCCAACTCCAAATTCAAATCACGCAGAGAATATTGTTCGCGCTGCATTGGAGATTCAGAAATTCATGGAAGAGTCTGCAATCAGCAACCGGCAATCGGCAAATGAAAAACAAAAATTGCGGACTGCCGACTGGAATTTGAGGATTGGTATTCATTCGGGACCTGTTACCGCTGGAGTAGTGGGCGATAAAAAATTCGCTTACGATATTTGGGGGGATACGGTGAATACGGCAAGCAGAATGGAATCATCGGGAGAGGCAGGAAGAATAAATATTTCGGGCGCAACGTACCAAATCCTTCAAGGTTTTGAAAACCTTGAAGGATTAGAATTCAAGTTCCGCGGAAAAATACCCGCCAAAAACAAAGGAGAGATTGATATGTACTTTGTGAAGCAAAGCGCGATGGAGAAAATAATTTAG